TGAATCCCCTCTTCGGCTGGGGTGATGACATGAATGCCACTTCTGAGTTCAGCAGCCGTGGGCCGACCGTGGATGGCCGCTATGGGCCAACGCTGGCCGCGCCGGGCGAAAACATCGCCTCCACGCGCAACCACCTGGGCGGCGATTGCAGTACAGCCATCCTTGGGGCCAACAACCTCTACGCCTACTGTTCAGGCGCCAGCATGGCCGCCGGCCACACCTCCGGCGCGCTGGCGCTGCTGACACAGTGGTGGCGCAGTTTCAACGCCGGCGCCAATCCCAGTCCGGCGATGGCCACGGCGCTGTTGGTCAACGGCGCCGTGGACATGGGCAGCGGCGCCATCCCCAACGTTCTGCAAGGATGGGGGCGCATCAACCTGACCAACGTCATCAGCAGTGGCCTGGCCATGGTCTATCATGACCAGTCCACCGTGCTACGCGACACGGGCGAATTCTGGGAAGTCACGGTGGGCGTGCCAGACCCGACCCGGCCGCTCAAGGTGACGCTGGCCTGGAGCGACGCGCCGGGCGCGGTGGGCGCCAACCCCGCCCTGGTCAACGACCTGAACCTGACCGTGACCGATGACGCAGTCACCTACAAGGGTAACGTCTTCGACCACGGTTGGTCGGTCAGCGGCGGCGCGGCCGACGCCAGGAACAACCTGGAAAACGTCTATCTACGCACGCACGGCGAGACTGCCACCATCCGGGTGGAGGCTGCCAACCTGCCGGGCGACGCGGTGTTGTACAACGGGGATGCCACCGACCAGGGGTTTGCGCTGGTGTGCGCCAACTGCACCGTGCGGCCCGATTTCACCCTGGCAGGCTTCCCGACCCGCCAGTCGGTCTGCGCGCCGATCAGCGTCGCCTACACGCTGACCGTTGGCGCCATCCTGGGCTTCGACCAGCCGGTGAGCCTGAGCGCCAGCGGCGCGCCGGCCGGGGTCATGGTCGGGTTCAGCGGCAATCCCGTCACGCCGCCGGTCACCCCGACGCTGACGCTCTGCAACACGGCCGCGGCGCCGCCAGGCGCCTACTCGATCAACGTGGTGGGCATGGCGGTCAGCGCCACGCACACCACCACCGTGGGGTTGGATGTCTTCGACGCGGCGCCGGCCGCGCCGGGGCTGCTCGCGCCGGCCGACGGCGCACCGTTGCAGCCGCGCCGGCCAACCTTCACCTGGGATGCGGCCAGCCAGGCGCAAACCTACGCCATCGAGATTGCGTTCGATGCCAGTTTCAGCACGATCGTCGCTGCCGCCAGCGGCCTGACCAGCGCCAGTTTTACACCGGCCAGCGACCTGCTCACCAGCACACGCTACTACTGGCGCGTCCAAGCGTTCAATACGTGTGGGGCGGGCGCAACCTCGGCCGTGTTCAGCTTCACGACTCTGAACATCCCCGGCGCCTGCGGGCCAGGAACGGCGCCGGTTACGCAGGTCATGCACGACTTCGACGGACCGCATGCGGCCGACGGCTGGACCGCCGTCACGGTGAGCGGGCCAAACCAGTGGGGGTTGGCAACCAACCGCTGGCACAGCCCGCCGCAGTATTGGCACGCCGGTGCGCCGGCCGCTGTCAGCGAGGTGCATCTGATTTCGCCGCGGTTCAGCCTGCCCAGCGGGCAAGCGCCGCTGACGCTCCAGTTTTGGAACAGTCAGATATTCGAGGACGGCACGGCCGGCTGTTACGATGGCGCTCTGCTGGAAATCACCACCGATGATGGGGTGACCTGGGCGCAGGCGCCGAACGAAATGCTCTTGACCCAGCCCTACAACGGGGTCATTTCGTCCGATTTCGACAACCCGCTGGCCGGTCGCCTGGCCTGGTGCGGCGATCAGTGGGAATACCTGCACAACATCGTGGATCTGAACGCATTCGCCGGGCAAACGGTGCGCTTTCGTTTTCGCGTCGGCACTGATCGGACGGTCGGCCGGCCCAGCGGCGGCTGGGAGATAGACGACCTGGCCGTGCAATCGTGCCAGTCGCAGGTTCGATACTTCCCCCTGGCGCCGTAACGTCCCCCCCTCGCAGGGCTGCGGCCAGACGACGACCTCAGAGGGGATCCCCCTCGCAGGGCTGCGGCAAGATGACGAACTCAGAGGCACGCAACGTCGTCACAAGTCAACGCTGCGATGTCCATTGGCCCCTGCGAGGGTTGTTGGCCGAAGAATCGCCCAACCTTGCGCAGGCCCGCCGGGTAAGGAGCTTGCGCCGCGGCGGGCGTTGTCGGCTGGCCCGGCGATGTGTGCGGCAGCCAGCCTGCGCAGGGCTGCGGGCAAGAGACGTTATCAAGCCTTAATCCACAAATTACCAATCATTAACCGTCGCATAATGCCGAGTTAAATCAAGCCGGCTATCCTCAGCGTGCGGATCGAGATCTGCGTGCGCCTGCCTTTCGATAGGGCAAGGGCCGCGGCAGCCTTTTCACCGCATGACGTAAACCTGTTAAGGTCAACATCGAGGAGAAATTTCTATGCGTACGAGATTCGTTTATGCCCTCACTCTGCTGGCGCTGACGTTGAGCGCGTGCGGCGCGCCCGCAGCCACCCAGGCGCCCGCAGCCACCCAGGCGCCCGCAGCCACCCAGGCGCCCGCAGCCACTCAGCCGGCCGTAGCCACTCAGCCGGCCCAGCCGACCGCTGCGCCCATAGCCGAATTGAGCGGCGACATCGCCATTGATGGCTCTTCCACCGTCTACCCCATCACCGAAGCGATCGCGGAAGAGTTTGGCGCCGTGCATCCCAAAGTCAAGGTAGCCGTGGGCATCTCTGGCACCGGCGGCGGTTTCAAGAAGTTCTGCAACGGCGAGACCGACATCTCCAATGCGTCGCGCGCGATCAAGGATTCCGAAAAAGAAGTCTGCGCGCAGAGCAAGGTCGAGTATACGGAGTTTCTGGTTGGCCTGGACGGCTTGACCGTCGTGGTCAATCCCAAGAACACCTTTGCCCAGTGCCTGACCGTGGCTCAGTTGAAGGCCATTTGGGACACCGGCAGCGCGGTCAAGAATTGGAAGGACGTTGATCCCAGCTTCCCGGATCAGCCGCTGACCCTCTACGGCCCCGGCACCGATTCTGGCACCTTCGACTTCTTCACCGAGGTCATCAATGGCAAGGCCAAGCAATCGCGCGCGGACTACACCGCCAGCGAAGATGACAACGTCCTGGTGCAGGGAATCGAAGGCGACGCCAATGCGCTCGGCTACTTTGGCCTGGCCTACTACATCGAAAACAAGGACAAGCTGCGCGCCGTGCAGGTTGATGGCGGCAAGGGCTGCGTCGAGCCGAACTTCGACACCGTCAACCAGGGTGCCTATGCGCCGCTCTCACGGCCGCTTTACTTCTATGTCAAGAACAGCGCGCTGAGTCGCCCGGAGGTCTTTGAGTTTACCAAATTCTACATTGACAATGCGCAGTTGATCGTAGATGAGGTCGGTTACGTGGCTGTACCGCAGGCGCGTTACGATGAAGGCAAGGCGGCCCTGGCCAAGTTTGCCAAGTAAACGTTGACCAGGGCCTGTTTGCGAGGCTCAAGTACAACGTAATGACACCATGCCAGCCCGGCGCCGGGTTGGCATGGTGTTGTGTTCAGAGTGGCGCAGAATTTCAACTTGGCGTAAAATTATGCTCAATCACGAGCTTGTTCAACTGACTCGCCAGGGAGACTGGCAGCAAAACCATGGATCAACTACAGGCGAATAGGACCGCGCAGCACGAGCGCGCTGCCCCTGGCGCGCCCCTGGTGGGCAACCGCTGGCGCTCAATGCGCGAGCGGATCATCGGCAGCGTGCTTTTTCTGTGCGCTGCCGTTTCTATCTTGACCACGGCCGGCATCGTGGGCGTCCTGATTTTCGAGGCCCTTGAATTTCTACGCGCCGTGCCCTTACTCGATTTTCTGACCGGCACCGTATGGACGCCCCTTTTCAGCCCGCCCAGCTTTGGCGTTCTACCGCTCGTGGCCGGCACCGCCGTCGTCTCGCTGATTGCCATGCTCATTGCCCTGCCATTGGGGCTGTTGGCGGCCATCTTCTTGAGCGAGTATGCCAGCCCGCGCGTGCGCCGGGTGCTCA
The window above is part of the Candidatus Amarolinea dominans genome. Proteins encoded here:
- a CDS encoding PstS family phosphate ABC transporter substrate-binding protein; the encoded protein is MRTRFVYALTLLALTLSACGAPAATQAPAATQAPAATQAPAATQPAVATQPAQPTAAPIAELSGDIAIDGSSTVYPITEAIAEEFGAVHPKVKVAVGISGTGGGFKKFCNGETDISNASRAIKDSEKEVCAQSKVEYTEFLVGLDGLTVVVNPKNTFAQCLTVAQLKAIWDTGSAVKNWKDVDPSFPDQPLTLYGPGTDSGTFDFFTEVINGKAKQSRADYTASEDDNVLVQGIEGDANALGYFGLAYYIENKDKLRAVQVDGGKGCVEPNFDTVNQGAYAPLSRPLYFYVKNSALSRPEVFEFTKFYIDNAQLIVDEVGYVAVPQARYDEGKAALAKFAK
- a CDS encoding S8 family serine peptidase yields the protein MLTRFSQFDRTRRLRGLARLIILSLLLTGLPAGAAPPAPGDGSHFVRISDFAVSEVTALGLSPQAAINYGSFRWLQLNAADLARLRASGLPFTVDEDAGKVQVRDFVFDPLAVGEPNLPEAMQTLDTGPALRLVQFAGPIQDAWLADLAAAGLKPLQYYPSNTYLVWGTATQAEAAATQPFVRWQGAFHPAYKLNADLHNRRGRIENVDVMFYNDGQPDQTLAALAKFGAQLVQVFPSQPDRAFFDAIVTLDADALTAVSQLGAVLAVAYASPQPQVQDEAADQILAGNYAAGRPFPGYRAWLADLGFDGRGVTWAVIDTGVDYDHPDFSGRIVGGADFPGACSIPGQPGSDCAGGGHGTHVAGSIASSGAGGFGNAQGFLYGLGVAPGANIFAMNPLSGNVWPPAGGWQEMSRLAILGGAVGGSSAWTSGEGINHGYQATERIHDFIVLDGNFDTPTIAEPFVEVFPSGNSGYLANTLTAPAEAKNLIVAASSVNPLFGWGDDMNATSEFSSRGPTVDGRYGPTLAAPGENIASTRNHLGGDCSTAILGANNLYAYCSGASMAAGHTSGALALLTQWWRSFNAGANPSPAMATALLVNGAVDMGSGAIPNVLQGWGRINLTNVISSGLAMVYHDQSTVLRDTGEFWEVTVGVPDPTRPLKVTLAWSDAPGAVGANPALVNDLNLTVTDDAVTYKGNVFDHGWSVSGGAADARNNLENVYLRTHGETATIRVEAANLPGDAVLYNGDATDQGFALVCANCTVRPDFTLAGFPTRQSVCAPISVAYTLTVGAILGFDQPVSLSASGAPAGVMVGFSGNPVTPPVTPTLTLCNTAAAPPGAYSINVVGMAVSATHTTTVGLDVFDAAPAAPGLLAPADGAPLQPRRPTFTWDAASQAQTYAIEIAFDASFSTIVAAASGLTSASFTPASDLLTSTRYYWRVQAFNTCGAGATSAVFSFTTLNIPGACGPGTAPVTQVMHDFDGPHAADGWTAVTVSGPNQWGLATNRWHSPPQYWHAGAPAAVSEVHLISPRFSLPSGQAPLTLQFWNSQIFEDGTAGCYDGALLEITTDDGVTWAQAPNEMLLTQPYNGVISSDFDNPLAGRLAWCGDQWEYLHNIVDLNAFAGQTVRFRFRVGTDRTVGRPSGGWEIDDLAVQSCQSQVRYFPLAP